The following proteins are encoded in a genomic region of Gimesia algae:
- a CDS encoding leucine-rich repeat domain-containing protein, which translates to MRFFSVALISVISFSQVAPLSAEDKKANPASEQAKAKVIAAGGSVLELAQNDDRLEIAFHLSDQKITDETLKTLAGLSKVASLNLRGTEVTSAGLVQLQGLKDLTHLHLEKTKVNDAGLKHLQQLPNLEYLNLYGDDITDAGLSQLSSLKKLKRLYVWQTKVTRPAGLALQEQITGLEVIGLPEEPKPVAAEKPELPKPAEKKPEAKKTAEKKPEPKKEKKPDPKPAKKKAEKKPAEKPAEKKEAAKQPEKKEKNK; encoded by the coding sequence ATGAGATTTTTTTCTGTCGCGCTGATTTCCGTTATCTCTTTTAGTCAGGTTGCTCCCCTGTCAGCCGAGGATAAAAAAGCCAATCCCGCCTCTGAACAGGCCAAAGCCAAAGTCATCGCCGCGGGAGGATCCGTTCTGGAACTGGCACAGAATGATGACCGACTCGAAATCGCCTTTCACCTGTCAGACCAGAAAATCACTGATGAGACCCTCAAAACCCTCGCGGGACTCTCGAAAGTCGCTTCACTCAACCTGCGTGGCACAGAAGTGACATCCGCCGGTCTGGTACAGCTCCAGGGGCTGAAAGATCTGACCCATTTGCACCTGGAAAAAACCAAGGTCAACGATGCCGGCCTTAAACACCTGCAGCAACTCCCCAATCTGGAATATCTGAATCTGTATGGCGATGACATCACAGACGCTGGTCTTTCCCAGCTGAGCTCACTGAAAAAACTAAAACGACTTTACGTCTGGCAGACAAAAGTCACCCGTCCCGCGGGACTGGCGCTGCAGGAACAGATTACTGGTCTGGAAGTCATCGGTTTGCCCGAAGAGCCCAAACCGGTAGCAGCCGAAAAACCAGAACTCCCCAAACCGGCAGAAAAGAAACCGGAAGCGAAAAAGACCGCTGAGAAAAAACCAGAGCCCAAAAAAGAAAAGAAACCAGACCCCAAGCCTGCTAAGAAGAAAGCAGAAAAGAAACCCGCTGAAAAGCCAGCAGAAAAGAAAGAGGCTGCCAAACAGCCAGAGAAAAAAGAAAAAAACAAGTGA